The Anas platyrhynchos isolate ZD024472 breed Pekin duck chromosome 1, IASCAAS_PekinDuck_T2T, whole genome shotgun sequence genomic sequence CGTGCAAGAGGCAGCATTTGGGGCCAGCTGATCCTCTCCAGGTCCCTCGTCCTGCTGCTCCCTCTTGTTTAGGTGATCAAAAATCCAGCACGAATTATTTGCTGGCGTGCAGACGCTGACAGTTCCACGCTCGTGGTCCCTCCCTGACGGGGAAAGCTCTCACGGAAACAAAAATCTTCATATTTTATCTCGTGAGAGGCCAAAACCCGAGCAGAGGCACCCGACTCCTCGCGTCCCCATGCCAAGGGGACGCCACACTCGAAAGGAGAAGGACGGAGCCATCACCTGACGTCTTTTTGGAGCTTTTTGCTCTCCTTGTAGTGCAGGAGCCACTTCCACCGTCCGCTCCCGTTCAGCTTCTCCAGCACCTTCACCACCTCCTTCAGCTGGCCTGGGGAGACAGCAAAAAGCCAGAGGGTGACTGAGGAGGAAACGAGCCCAGGAGCACGACCCCTGCTCAAAGCCAGGCACCACAGGGTGCTCAGGGCTTTGTCCAGGAGAGCTGCAAATATCTGCAGGGATTCAGcttcacaacctctctgggatTCGGTCCCAGTGGCTGGAAACCCACCTGCTGCCAATTTTCCCCCCCAAATATCTCAGAGGGTGAGCGTGCAACCTGTCCCGTCACCGTGCATCTATCTCCAGGAGCGTGGCTGTTTTAACACCACGGAGGAGATGAAGGTAACAGCAGATGAAGATATCAGTCTTCTTTTTGCCCTCCCTTTATAGGCTGAGCATCCCATAtgtccccagctccagcccctttTGGTTTTGGTGCTTGCACCAGCACCTAAATATTTTGGACCCGCCATCCAGACAGGGTTTTGGACACTGATTAGAAGggaactattaaaaaaatcccattaaagCAGGAAGAGAGGATGTTTTTGGAAGCAGATGTCAGAAAACGAGCTGGGAACTGACCCTGAACATCTACACACAGGGGGTGGCAGCGAGACTCACCCGGTGTCACCGTTTCCAACACCTTGTCGTCGGACACCACGAAGCCACCGGTGTGGAAGAGCTCCTGGTAGGTGTGCACCGTGATGTCCTCGGGGCTGTCCACGCCGGCAAACGCCACGTTGGGGCAGTGCTTCAGGCTCAGCAAGCCGGGGACCTGCTCGAAGGCAGCCACACGTCAGCGCCAGCAGCTTCAGCCACGCGTGGAGCGCTCAATCCGCGTGGGGACAAGGTGAGGATCCAACCCTGTCCTCTGTCTGCGTCACCCCGATGCTCAGATCTCGACCCCAAAACTGTGGCTGTGATATGGGGAGCTGCAGGTGGCTCATTATTCCCTAGAGCTCACaagccaaagctcatctggggTGCTCCGTTACCCTAAATAAGCTCAGCCCGGTTCATCTGAGCTGGGCTGCTCCAAGTGGTGTTGGGCAGTGATCAGAAAGggagcagaaaagcagaattgACTTGGTTTGTGATGTGAAAATAGCtgtttttaacagatttttgaGAAGCACTACTCTTACCGTGTAAATAACAGCGTATTTCCAGGGAGTGACAACTGAATTTACAGGTATATTAAGTGCAAACTTTAAAAACCCGTAAAATGGATCCTGATATTCGTTGTTTCCAAGTtttggttagaaaaaaaaaataaataaagcagtctCCGGTCTTACCTTGTGGATGTGTGAGGAAATGTCCTCGTTCCTGATCACCACCAGCAGCCGGTCGCTGTCCGGGCGTTTGGCGCTGCAGAAGCTGAGGGGTTCCATCTCCACGTGGCCGTCTTTCTTCAGCAGGGTCTGagaaattgggggaaaaaaaaagatgaattttgtAGGTTTGAAGGTTTTGTACGAGGGATAGCTTCAGAGGTGCGGAAGAGCCGGGAGCTGGTAAGGACAGCAGGGGCTGCGACTGCTTGCAGAGgatgaaaaagcagagaaaaagctCTCTGCACCTCCAGGATGTGCAGGGAAGAGGGCAAGGGGGAAAATATGGGGAAAGCAGGTGGGATACAAGCCGGCTGTGATGTGGGGTGTGAAATCAGGGCTTGAAGCCCTTTTTCTGCTCCACCTCACCCAGAGCCACCTCCTCCCCGCCCAGTTTTACCTTCACCCTTGCGAAGAAAGGCTCCTCTCCCGTCTCCACCAGGTAAAACATCCCCGGGCTCCCGCAGGCCCCCTTGGCCACGCTGCGCAGGCGGCCCCGCAGCGAGCCGCACAGCTCCGCCACCAAATCCCCGAATGCCTCCACGTGTGCCGAGCCCTTCCCTTTGTCCTCTCCTCCCGTCTCGACCCCGCTCAGCATCACCCCATCGAGCTGGGGGGACTCGCTGAGGATGGCCGAGACGACCCCCGGCGGCTCCTGCGGGGTTTTTTCGTATTTCAGCTTGCCGAGGTGGAAGGGAGCGGCGAGGTCTCGGTTTCGGGACCTCTCGTGCCACGGGGGGCAATGGGATGACGGGTCCCTGTGCGGTTGGGGACAGCCAAAACCATCCGGCCACGGGGTCGAGGGCAGGATGGTCACTTGCAGAGGGCTCCTGCTTCGTGGGGACGGAGGGAGGGGAGTTTCTTGCCCGGGGAACGTCTCGGAGGCCGCCTGGAGCGAGCGGTGCCGTGGGAAGATGCTCTCGGAGGTAGAAAGAGGAGGTTGCCCGCTCCTCAGGATCTGGTTTAGCTTATAGTAGAAGCGGAGGTGCTCCATGTCCAACGTGTGCTGGGTGAtttcctcccagcccctccacGGCCCCAGCAGGGCCCTCAGCAAATGCGACTGCCCCGCGCAAGGGCGGCGTCTCCTGGAGGGCCGCGCGTTCCCCCTCCTGCCCCGCTGGGTTTTTTTGGTGACCGTGAAGTTGAGGAAATCCTTGGAGACCCCCCGGCTGTCCGTGATATTGACGTAAGGtggcacctgcctgctgctggcctcctcCAGCCCGCTGCATCCACTGGGCTCGGCCCACCGGAGGTTTTCCTCCGAGCTCGGGGAGCCCCAGGCCTCGCtcagcgaggaggaggaggagtcgTGCTTAGTCCTTGCCCCCCTGGATGGGGTCAGAGGAGGGGAAATCGGTGCAAAGCACCCCCAGTGGGGAACGGGGATTgctccctcttccccctccaGCTCCGCATGATGAGGATCTGCGACCACGCTGGGCTCCTCGGCCTCGTACTCGCCCCGTGGTGGCACCAATCCTGCTGGCAAAGCCGCCGGGCTGGCACGAGGGATGCTGCTTCCTCCTTCAGAGTCCTCCTCGTGGCTTCCCAGCACGCCTGCTACCTGGATTTGGGGGGTGGCACACGTGTGGcaggctcctgggggctgctgtcCCCCAAAGCAGGGTCTGGTGGCACCACAGGGAGCTGGATTCGCATCGGGGTGCACGCCGAGGACTGAGTCTGGCTCGGCGCCGTGCCAAATTGCTTCGGGGCTGTGTGGAGGAGAACAAGGAGCAGGTTCCACCTCACCAGGCATGAGGACACCCCGTGGAGAGCTCTCTGTTGGCTCCGTGCGGCACAGACCTGGGTCTTTTTTCACCTCTCCTACAAATCCAGGCTttaaggagctggctgctgctgggatctCGGCGGCCACGCTCAGCTCtgcggcagctcctggctcgCGGGGCTTCCCAGGGGGGCACAGGATTGCTCCCCGCTCATTTTGCCCGAAAAAGCAGCGAGGGGCACCCGCATCTGCACCCCAGGGAGGGTCCTGGAcaaggggagcagcagctgaggcCGTGCAGGCAGCCAGGGACGAGCTGTCTGGTTTGGAGTCCCCTGCCCAGGCCGTACAGTCGAAGGCGAAGCCGTGGCCGTCACCAGCTCCTGAGGGCTCCCCCAAAACATCGGGGTGGCTGGCAGGGGTGCTGCCACATTGCCCTTCCACCAAAGCCTTGTTCTGCTCTTGGTTTGATTCCTCAGAGCTCCCCGAAGCGAGCTCAGCACAAATTTCACCTCCACGCCCTCGGGGAAGGCAGCTTCTCCCtccggggctgctcctccacGGAGCCTGGACGAGCGCCGCGGCCTCCCGGACCCCTGGAGCTGCCCCCGCAGCTGCTGCTCCGTCCAAAAACGCCcggcaggcagagctggagccaGGAGGGGATGAGCTTCGTGCCTGTCCCTGTGCCTCCATGCCAGCCGTGGCAGCAGCTTGGCTCCCAACGAGCAGCAGGCTTTCTGCAGAGGGCGCACGATCCTCGTTTTCCTGCTCCAAACCACCCCGCAGCGCCTCTCCGGCTCCAGAACCGGCTGTGGGGACACCAAGATGCGTGCTCAGAGCAGGTGGCACCGAGCTGCTGTCACCCACAGCGGCCGGGCTGGCTTCGTGTGCCAAAATGGTGCTGTTTTTTTCGGCACCTGGGGTGGCCAAAGCCCCCCAGGGCTCTTGAAGCACGCCGACGCTTGGGGCTGCATCGCCAGAGAGCCCCCGAGAGGCAGCCCCAGTCCCAAATAGGGCTGGCATCGATTTGCCCTCACGGGGAAGGGCtgaggcagcagggatgggatcaggaccCTCTCTGGGAACACCAAAATCCCTTGGGGATGCCAAATTCACCAGCTGCTGCTCCGTGTCGGCATCACCTCTTCCAGAAAATGCTAACCCAGAGGTCCCCACGCCCGTGCTGCCATGCCCAGAGCcctcttcctctgcttctccctcctccacttcttcctcctcaattTCTGGATGTCCTGAGGGGTCTTGCGATGCCCTCTCTTCTCTGCCAAGCCCCTCGGGCTTTGCTCTGTTGGGATTTGCTTCTGAGGATGTGGAATGAGAGGCCTCACTCTCTGGCTGCTCTCCACGCCCGTGCGGCGTCCTCTGGGGAGCTGGGCTGAAATTCAGGGCTGGGTTGCGTGGTTTttccctgcccagcacagctggggacGTGGAGGCATCGTTGGAGGGGTTGGGGGTGATGGAAGCATCCTTCTGTCCCTCCCGGGGCAGCTCCACCTGAAATAACACAAACCAGAGGTTAATCCTCAAGGGAGGCAACGGAGATGGATTATTTGAAACGCTCAGATGTCAGTGCAAGCACCCCAGCAGCATCTGCAGGGACAAGTTTGTCTCTAAAATAAGTCCAGGTGCTCTTTTGCTGCTCTAATTCTTTGGGATTTCTCCTCCTCGAGTCCCTCCCTTGGTCAGGGATAGATAACTCCTGTCAGAGCCCAGCTCAGTCCAGGAGGACATCCAAACTGGAAGCCTTTTTATGataaaactgtgtgtgtgtgcgtggcTGTCACCTGGGGCAGCCAACTGTTGGGTGACTTCCCCGTGCCCTGCTTTGGGGACCCCCCTGCATGGTTCCAAAAGAGCCCACAAGCCCTCCTGCTCCGTTCCTCTCGCTCCCACGAGCACAAAAAGGGATCGTGGGCACCCCCCAGGCTCTTACCACAGCAACAATCGAGCCATCACACCCGTGCTCCTCCTCGGGAAGCTCCAGCTGCCTGCATTTCTCCACCAGGTTGCTCCGAGCAGCGCGGTCAGCGAGGGAAAGGCTCTCGGAGCTCGTGGAGGAAGGTTCCTCCTCCCCGGGGGGCAGCTCCCCTGAAGAAGACGACACCGTGCTGTCTGCAAGGCTCTCCTCTGGGCGAAAAACCCCCTGGCAGCGCGTGCTGGGATCCAGAGAGCTGCTAGGAGCCTGCTCAGGCTCTGACTGGGAGTCCACGGGGCACGGCTCCGACCCGAAACAATCCTCGCCGTCGTCGCTCAGCTCCAGGAAATCCCCGGTGCTGTTCAAGGAGACGAATTTCTTGGGGTTGCTGTGCTCCACCACCTTCCTGCGGCTGCTCAGCACCTTGCTGGGCTTGCTGTAGAACAGAGCCACCCACATGTGAAGTATCAGCTTCATCTCCTCCACGTCGTCGGGCAGCTCAGGGTCCCAGGgcctggaagagaaaaagcaaacacagcctGAAAGGGGGAGCTGCAACCCTCATCCTCCCTCCTGCTGATGCAGGTCACTCATTTTCTGCGTCCCCAAGGTGCTGAGCCCCACTGAAGGAGGGTTTTGAGTGCCCAGCTGCGTCATGGATTGCTTGATGTGGTTTGCAACGGGttgaaaagaagagaaacaagcACTCGATGTGGTTTGCAATGGGTTGAGAGGAGAAACAAGCACTTGGGTGCGTGTTGCTGGAAGTACCAAAGCCACAGGAAGCTTCAGCACAACACAATGCGGGTTTAGCACGGAGAAAAGGGCAATTATCTcgcaaaaacaacacaaaaagagcaaagaaaacccATTCTACAAGTGCTCCAGGTGTCTAGCAAGAGATATCCCCTGCAGGAGGTCTTCCAGGCTCACTCACCCGTGCAGGGCGCGGATCACCGTCTTCTCCAGCTCGTCGTTGGTGTACTTGCTGTCCGAGCTGAAGAGGTAGCCGGCCTCCCAGCGCCGCGTCACCTGCAGGGATTTCCCGCAGCTTTTCACGCTGTGGCTCTCGGCGAAATCCTCCTTCAGcctgggggagaggaggcagcccCGGCACCGCGCCGCCGTGGCCTCGGCGGGAGGCTGAGGGTGGGCGCTGCTCTGCTGGTGGCGGAAAGGCAGCACCTTGCCCACCAAGGGGCCCGCCCGCGCGCCCCTCGTCCCGTTTCTGGCAAGGGCAGGCCCAGAATACGAAGTGTTTTTGGGATACGGAGGTTTCTTCAGGTTTTCGGGCAGCAGCGAGGCGTAGGAGTGCTCAGAGGAGATGAAGGAGTGCTTGTTGGCCTCGGTGGCCTCCTGGGTCTCCCTGGGAAGCAAGGCGCGGGTTTTTgcggggttggggttggggttgatCTTTTTAGCGGCAATCCCGGGGTTTTTCTCCCCGGGAAGGGGGTCTTTCAGGTCTGttttggcagcaggaggaagcttCAGGTTGGGTGACGCTTTGCCAGGCGAGGCAGCTCCCTTTGCCAGCTTGTCCACCCTGTGGTATTCGTGGTCGGAGGCAGCGCGGGAGGATTTCTGCTTGCGGAGGCCCTGCTGCTCCTTCGCGGGGTCACGGGGTGGGCTGCGGGGTGAGGAGATCGCCCCGCTGTCCCTGGGGATGAAGGAAGGAATACAAGAGCCCAGAGCCAGGTCAGCCAGCAAGTTGAGGGCGTGGGATTCGTAGTCGTTCCCCTTCGGATCAAAAAAATGGCTCGCAGAAGCACCTGGGTAGATCTCGCCCACCTGGCTCTCCGCCGCGGGGCTCTGCGAAGAAACCTCGCTGGGAACGGTGGCGAACGGCTCCTTCCCCTCtgtattgaaataaaaaaaaagggaataaatGAAGGGCAAGCAGTTCTGCCTCGAGAAGGGCTTCGGAGCAGGCTTTCACAGCTAACAAATGGTGTTCAGACAGGGACCGTGGTGTCCGGCACATCGCAATTAATTAAAGGCCTTGTTTTGGCAGGAAAAAGCTGCCTCTCCAACACTGACtttgcacacacaaaaataaccCCAAAATAACCCCAAAACCTCTGTGGTCACGCCAGGCATGGCTGCTACGGCAGGATCCAGAGTTGGGATCCAGCTGATTTCAGGAATGGGGTTAATCCTCCTAAATAAATGGCCCGGGATCCAGGGGGAAGAAAATTTCCCTTTGTTTCTGTGCAGTTTGGGCAGTTACGAACAACCTGAGATGTTTTTAAGTGCTTCAttaatctgtttttttattccttcatGCTTTCTTCTAGTCTGAATACTTGCACCCCTCACCACGGAAGAAACCCCGTGCTGTGTCTGCAATAACCCACACGGTTAAAACAAACCCCTCGGCCctctaaaagacagaaaaaaaaaccccTCAACAGCATCACCTGCCCCTGAGCTGCCCCTCAGGGCACACGCAGAAACCTGGGGGCTCCCAGAGCACAGCAagtaaacatttcatttaatttttggtACTAAAAACACCCCTCACCCTGGCTCAAGGCTTGTGTTGGTAAAGCATGAAGTCATTAACCGAGGTTAACACCTTCTAAAAACCCATAAATTGAGTGTTTTTCACTGCTAACCGctcttattttgcatttctggcAGCACCTGGCGTTCAGCCTTTTAGATTTAGGTACAGAAGTGTGGACAGAGCCCTCCGGGTGAATCAAACCCAGCTCAGGACCCATCCTGAAGCCCCTGGAGCACAGTGAGGAGCAGCACCCGACAGGCCCGCCGATGAAAACCGCCACGTATCAGGAAGTCTGACAGCAACGTGGCaataaaagagcaagaaaagcagacaaacaGAGCCAGGGTGGCGAAACCAGTCctgaaagcctcctgcttcgctgggaagagggaaaaaaccCAGACGCAGATCCGAGGAAGGACATCAAAGCTTGAGGTGTGAGAAAACGCGGCAAATTAACAAAAAACGACTGCTGCTCCACCATTTATCTTGGCACCGTAATACTGGCTCTCAGTTTAAAAGCAGACTCCCAGCCAGCACCTGCAGACGCTGCACTCTGGGACTATCCAACTCGGCCTCCTAAACCCACTGCAGTCTGTCTGCGAAAGGTGTGacagtttcatttattttttttaaagcaactgGATTGAAAAATGGACTAAAAACCTGGGCAGGTGCTGGCCGTGAGCGGAGGTTTCGATGCCCTGACCTCACCCGTTTCAGAGCTCAGCAGCTAAAACCCAGCACTTTCCCTGAGCGGTTTGCCAAGGGTGCCAACTGAGATTAGAAAAGGGCTCcaaaaaaaatttagaaaaaggaattaaaattagaaaaatggagaaaaatctgaaaacttaGGAAAGGACTCAAACAAATTTGGTTCATGTGTGCTGGGAGGGTGTAACGGgagcctgcaggctgctgggcagcagcagaccCCAACCCAGACCCTAATCCCTAAAGCCCTAAACTTTGTGAGGCCTTTTGGCTGCCGCTGCCCGTGCTGTTCCCTCCACCTGGGCACGACCTGCCCCGGGTGTTTGCTGGCTCTGCTTTTAAAGTAAACATTTCCGCAGGGAACAGCATTCTTACcgctttctgctgtttttttggcTGCCGGTTTCAGCGGGCTGCTCGCCACGCTTTTCATCACCTTACTCTTCAGCGGCTTTGCGCTGGTCTCAGCAGCAGGAACCTTTTTCACGTCCGAGTTCTTCAGCGTTTTCGGCCTCTTGGTTTCCAAGCCAGGGCTGTCGGGGGCCGAGGTTTCCTTCTGGGCAGGTTCAGGCTGCGTATTGTGCACAAATTCTGCAGACAGGACCTCTGCACCTGGGGCGAGGAAAAGGGAGGGCAGTTCTTTTCGTTTGGGACAGgctcagattaaaaaaacaacaatcacAAGATATTCAGTTGAAAAATGTGGAAAGACTGCTCTAGAAgtgaccagcagcagcagaatggTCTTCATCAACTCGATTTATGCTCCTGATCCAACGGGTTACTGATGCAAATGATCAGAAAGCCCCGCTGCTGTGCACCCCCTGGGCATCCCCACCCATCTCCAGAGATCCAGAGATCGCTGGGTGTGATCCACCacctgaattttcactgaaatccccctctttttctttccaggctGAACCAGGGAGCACGGAGACACTGCTACAGATCTATGACACAGCACTTacctcttttccttctgtgtggAAACTCTAAATTGGCTAATTTCAGCATGGGCTCGCTCGAGCTGGCCGTAAGCCCCGttttttttggaaaggagaAGGTGATTTTCTTCTTGGTCGCtttcctgtccctgctgctgtcccccccAGAATGTATTTGCATCTTGAGGGGTGACCATTTCTTCCCGGTGCTGGTCCCAGCGGTTTGGCTGGATTTCCTCTTGTTCTGCTGCATCCAAAGCTCGCTGCCTGAGCTAACGTCTTTCGGGGCCACTTCGCCactccagcccagccccacaaTAGTGGGCTTTGGGTTTTCGCCTTCGAGTTTGACTTCTGCTGGTACAGGAGGAGCCGGGTCCGGTGGCAGAGCCAAAGGGCAGTCCCCTTTACGAGCAGCCTCCGAGCTGCAGCAAAGAGAAGGAGCAGCACCAGCCAAACACCCTAAGGCAGCCGACAATTCCAGCGTGTAGCTGCTGGGATCGGAGAGATAatgctgcagctggcagaaagACTGCTCCGAGCTTTTTGTCGAGGATTTAGTGCATTCATCCTTGGCTGATGGCAGGTGAGAAGGACAGGGAACGTCGCCGTTTTGGCCCGAGGTGTGCTGTGCGTTTTGCTCCAGCTTTGCATACTCCTGGAAGTGCTGTTTGATCCGCACGTCGGTGCTGAGCGCGTCCCCCCGGGGAGAAGTGGTGGCTTTCTGCAAGGCATAGCGAAGCCCGGGCAAAACCGAGGCTATTTTTAAGGAGACGTCGCTCCCTCGCCTTTCATCTTTCGGATCGTGCTCTTcagctgggaaaggaaaagaaaaagaattttcactcgtcttacAAAAGGATTAAACCCCCCCCGAGTCACCTCACCATTAGATGCTAAGAGAACGCTGGCCCCAGGGACAACGTCCTGCTTTGAGAGGTGATTGTCGCTGctgaaggtaaaaaaaaaatggcatgtgGGAGtcaaaaaggaattaaatgaaGAGGAAAGACTCCTCTTGTATCCACTAGCCCTATTTGCAGAAAATCACAGCGAGATCATACGCAGCAGACTCATCCCCTCGCTCTAGCAATTTTAGGACAGTCAGAGCTCTGAAAAcgctttctttctttaaacttGCATAAATTCAGGCTTGCCCACGCTGAGTGTTTAGACTACCACCGTTTTCAGACCACTCATGGGGTTTTTCCTGCTCAAATGCAacccccagcagctccatccCTACCTGCTGCCAGCGTGGGCGGATGCAGAGCACACGAAGTTGCAGAGTTCGTGCTCTGGAGCGGGATGGGGAAAGGCAAGAAGCAGACTGAGGGATAGTATGAACACCCAGGGGATTTTATACAGCTGGAGGAGGCCTGGTCCTACTGAAAGGAGCTGCCTGTCACTGATCTCAGCAGGAGCAACGTCCTACCACATACGGTGTGTGGTATCATCCACGCTTTGGGTTTAGATCTCACCAGGATGGACAGGAACGAGACCCACGGCTTGAAGGAGCCCAGGCTGGTGGATGGCTCAGTGGGAATGGGTCCTGCTTGGCACAATGATGGCACAGAACCACCAAATATTacggattggaagggaccttgaaagatcaccTAGCCCAatccccctgctggagcaggaactCCTCGATCAGGTCACCCAGGAATGCATCGAGGCAGGTTTTggatgtctccagagaaggagactccacaagccccctgggcagcctgtcccagtgctctcagcctcaccgtgaagaaattTCACCCTATGAACACCTCCCATGTTCCAGCTTGTCCCTTGtctcttgtcctatcattagGAGAGCCTGGCTCCGTCCTCCTGACACTTGCCCTTtccatatttataaatattcacAAGATCACTCCttagtttcttttcctccaaactAAAGAGACCCAGTTCCCTCGGCCTTTCCTCGGaagggagatgctccactcccttAACCAGCCTCATGGCTCTGTGCTGGGCTCTTTTCCTGCGTCCCCTTAGCACCCAAAAACGCCCAGAGAGCCTTTTGGTGGCCTGCCTTCCCTGCACAAGCAAGATTTGTCCAGCTTCACCCTCTGCGAGGCTGCAGACGGTCTGATTCTTGTCTGATTCTTTGCATTGCAGGCTCGGCCCGTGTGTGTCACCACTCAGAGCTTCCTTTTGGCTTCAGGGCcaggctgccagccccagcatcTTTCCTTGTCACATCCCTTCCCAACTAGCCATGCCTGGAGGaacctggcttttttttcccttcctcagaCGTGTggttttctgctgctgcctggtgctggcactgctgctcctccttACCGGCAAGCCCGGGTGTCCCTGTgagcctgcctcctcctctggcTCGGGGACGCTGCGGCACGCCGGGCTCGTTACGCCCGCCCTACATTCCTGCCGAGCTGTCTGGACAGGAAGAAAAACGCCTTCCGAGGCTGCTCCTTCCAAAATGGGAAACATTATTCAAGCCAAGTGGCTTC encodes the following:
- the TASOR2 gene encoding protein TASOR 2 isoform X1 — protein: MAAARCPPAPHRLSPSSGRAGGGGGGCGVGGHGGEERRSQGRSRAARKGASPGCYGRQAAGGGRRAGYGLSPELPRTRRCPALSAGGAEHHGPRSEVLRAGATGLNGTGCNLVFWGQEEQSREPGLVRLEKMLRTGFHPESQESSSLLQTAVSVLQSCYLDSTSQDGFQYSQAILVENAVFLNELKAFVQAKEAAGYSQEELEETFAFLLFDNEEEAKEVCQTGLRVNSSSISMLGDPAKGVYISKYADCLLPRPWYHGKSGYIVICKLIKGKVKVVSENYTTSYTCPSPGYDCHVAVSKNIVPSKASPCQAFEQSQYYVYEVSDGSAAERPRQICPYIVITCQYREPKEMPVLARESLPEPNHKVAFYCPWRGQLSIRGQLLCNIALRTPYSSTIPAQLPPNLDINHVMGLSDLKKKLPEAAFGKRNYIENEVCFQGVYFSLYEVEIANKDQHKMNQLLENLKKRDLAIIKYLQDQGVLILLTSSALARDDGFDPKEPVSLLALFLFTSSRAVCLRAEEHDPKDERRGSDVSLKIASVLPGLRYALQKATTSPRGDALSTDVRIKQHFQEYAKLEQNAQHTSGQNGDVPCPSHLPSAKDECTKSSTKSSEQSFCQLQHYLSDPSSYTLELSAALGCLAGAAPSLCCSSEAARKGDCPLALPPDPAPPVPAEVKLEGENPKPTIVGLGWSGEVAPKDVSSGSELWMQQNKRKSSQTAGTSTGKKWSPLKMQIHSGGDSSRDRKATKKKITFSFPKKTGLTASSSEPMLKLANLEFPHRRKRGAEVLSAEFVHNTQPEPAQKETSAPDSPGLETKRPKTLKNSDVKKVPAAETSAKPLKSKVMKSVASSPLKPAAKKTAESEGKEPFATVPSEVSSQSPAAESQVGEIYPGASASHFFDPKGNDYESHALNLLADLALGSCIPSFIPRDSGAISSPRSPPRDPAKEQQGLRKQKSSRAASDHEYHRVDKLAKGAASPGKASPNLKLPPAAKTDLKDPLPGEKNPGIAAKKINPNPNPAKTRALLPRETQEATEANKHSFISSEHSYASLLPENLKKPPYPKNTSYSGPALARNGTRGARAGPLVGKVLPFRHQQSSAHPQPPAEATAARCRGCLLSPRLKEDFAESHSVKSCGKSLQVTRRWEAGYLFSSDSKYTNDELEKTVIRALHGPWDPELPDDVEEMKLILHMWVALFYSKPSKVLSSRRKVVEHSNPKKFVSLNSTGDFLELSDDGEDCFGSEPCPVDSQSEPEQAPSSSLDPSTRCQGVFRPEESLADSTVSSSSGELPPGEEEPSSTSSESLSLADRAARSNLVEKCRQLELPEEEHGCDGSIVAVVELPREGQKDASITPNPSNDASTSPAVLGREKPRNPALNFSPAPQRTPHGRGEQPESEASHSTSSEANPNRAKPEGLGREERASQDPSGHPEIEEEEVEEGEAEEEGSGHGSTGVGTSGLAFSGRGDADTEQQLVNLASPRDFGVPREGPDPIPAASALPREGKSMPALFGTGAASRGLSGDAAPSVGVLQEPWGALATPGAEKNSTILAHEASPAAVGDSSSVPPALSTHLGVPTAGSGAGEALRGGLEQENEDRAPSAESLLLVGSQAAATAGMEAQGQARSSSPPGSSSACRAFLDGAAAAGAAPGVREAAALVQAPWRSSPGGRSCLPRGRGGEICAELASGSSEESNQEQNKALVEGQCGSTPASHPDVLGEPSGAGDGHGFAFDCTAWAGDSKPDSSSLAACTASAAAPLVQDPPWGADAGAPRCFFGQNERGAILCPPGKPREPGAAAELSVAAEIPAAASSLKPGFVGEVKKDPGLCRTEPTESSPRGVLMPGEVEPAPCSPPHSPEAIWHGAEPDSVLGVHPDANPAPCGATRPCFGGQQPPGACHTCATPQIQVAGVLGSHEEDSEGGSSIPRASPAALPAGLVPPRGEYEAEEPSVVADPHHAELEGEEGAIPVPHWGCFAPISPPLTPSRGARTKHDSSSSSLSEAWGSPSSEENLRWAEPSGCSGLEEASSRQVPPYVNITDSRGVSKDFLNFTVTKKTQRGRRGNARPSRRRRPCAGQSHLLRALLGPWRGWEEITQHTLDMEHLRFYYKLNQILRSGQPPLSTSESIFPRHRSLQAASETFPGQETPLPPSPRSRSPLQVTILPSTPWPDGFGCPQPHRDPSSHCPPWHERSRNRDLAAPFHLGKLKYEKTPQEPPGVVSAILSESPQLDGVMLSGVETGGEDKGKGSAHVEAFGDLVAELCGSLRGRLRSVAKGACGSPGMFYLVETGEEPFFARVKTLLKKDGHVEMEPLSFCSAKRPDSDRLLVVIRNEDISSHIHKVPGLLSLKHCPNVAFAGVDSPEDITVHTYQELFHTGGFVVSDDKVLETVTPGQLKEVVKVLEKLNGSGRWKWLLHYKESKKLQKDVRWDTNAQKKSLILKSCQGAELIEVLHYHACDSRASPSSEYVKCLLNLQVQHVSARFAVYLTEKPGASRELFESKGILVADVNTFLGTVQKVAAPFRRSYW